In a single window of the Arachis hypogaea cultivar Tifrunner chromosome 6, arahy.Tifrunner.gnm2.J5K5, whole genome shotgun sequence genome:
- the LOC140173766 gene encoding BIIDXI-like protein At5g11420, translated as MTENILKNGEFEEGPYVFPNTSWGVLIPPNIEDSHSPLPVWMVEFLKAVRYIDSAHFSVPQGTRAVELVAGKESAIAQVARTVPGKTYVLSFAVGDASNSCEGSMIVEAYAGKDTLKVPYESKGKGGFKRAALKFVSVSPRTRVMFLSTFYTMRSDDFSSLCRPVVDNVKLLSLRRP; from the exons ATGACAG AGAATATATTGAAGAATGGTGAATTTGAAGAAGGACCATATGTATTCCCAAACACATCATGGGGAGTGCTAATCCCACCCAACATTGAAGATAGCCACTCGCCTTTACCGGTTTGGATGGTCGAGTTCCTCAAGGCTGTGAGGTACATCGACTCGGCCCACTTCTCCGTCCCCCAAGGGACAAGAGCCGTGGAGCTAGTAGCCGGTAAAGAGAGCGCGATCGCGCAAGTGGCGCGAACCGTCCCGGGCAAAACATATGT gcTCTCATTTGCAGTTGGAGATGCAAGCAATTCATGTGAAGGGTCTATGATTGTTGAAGCATATGCTGGGAAAGACACCCTAAAAGTGCCTTATGAGTCCAAAGGAAAAGGTGGGTTTAAAAGGGCAGCCCTAAAATTTGTTTCTGTTAGCCCAAGAACGAGGGTCATGTTCCTTAGCACTTTCTACACTATGAGGAGTGATGATTTCTCTTCTCTTTGTAGGCCTGTTGTTGATAATGTTAAGTTGCTTAGTCTTCGTAGGCCATAA
- the LOC112755679 gene encoding uncharacterized protein isoform X2 has product MNKAFIFKIFYLFDVKRKGVIDFDDFVRSINVFHPNAPLEDKIDFSFRLYDLDSTGIVECQKVKQMLIALLCESEMKLADEDKRGEAKSSPASLNCTAVKTCRCNALHLHSESFLSVAGLLNLLPQGTIGAISACLDKDNARFARHLLILLRGSNLLQLYRFLMKILDFMRLPRKSTTVWLRHLGDPLAPPYSSPSWPQPWYPGIFLRCRCCDQYSNFGD; this is encoded by the exons ATGAATAAGGCCTTCATTTTTAAG ATTTTTTATCTATTTGATGTTAAGAGGAAGGGAGTAATTGACTTTGATGACTTTGTTCGATCTATCAATGTCTTCCACCCAAATGCACCACTGGAAGACAAGATTGATT TTTCATTTAGGCTCTATGATTTGGACAGCACAGGCATTGTAGAATGCCAAAAG GTCAAGCAAATGTTGATTGCGCTTCTCTGTGAATCTGAAATGAAGCTAGCAGATGAG GACAAAAGAGGTGAAGCAAAATCCAGTCCAGCAAGTCTTAACTGTACCGCTGTGAAGACTTGCCGCTGCAACGCGCTGCACCTCCATTCTGAGTCTTTCTTATCTG TGGCTGGACTGCTAAACCTTCTTCCCCAAGGTACCATTGGCGCTATCTCTGCTTGTTTAGACAAAGACAATGCCAGATTTGCTCGCCATCTCCTCATACTCTTGCGTGGTTCAAATCTGCTGCAGCTATATAGATTCCTGATGAAGATATTGGACTTTATGAG GTTGCCAAGAAAATCGACAACAGTATGGCTTCGCCACCTCGGGGATCCTCTTGCTCCTCCTTACTCTTCTCCTTCTTGGCCTCAACCTTGGTACCCAG GTATTTTCCTCCGTTGCCGCTGCTGTGATCAATATTCAAACTTCGGGGATTAG
- the LOC112755679 gene encoding uncharacterized protein isoform X1, whose amino-acid sequence MNKAFIFKIFYLFDVKRKGVIDFDDFVRSINVFHPNAPLEDKIDFSFRLYDLDSTGIVECQKVKQMLIALLCESEMKLADEDKRGEAKSSPASLNCTAVKTCRCNALHLHSESFLSVAGLLNLLPQGTIGAISACLDKDNARFARHLLILLRGSNLLQLYRFLMKILDFMRLPRKSTTVWLRHLGDPLAPPYSSPSWPQPWYPVGQSLSTRADIIGVGMSKVRLKTVCLLLFSYWWTFLSSNGFQRKGQ is encoded by the exons ATGAATAAGGCCTTCATTTTTAAG ATTTTTTATCTATTTGATGTTAAGAGGAAGGGAGTAATTGACTTTGATGACTTTGTTCGATCTATCAATGTCTTCCACCCAAATGCACCACTGGAAGACAAGATTGATT TTTCATTTAGGCTCTATGATTTGGACAGCACAGGCATTGTAGAATGCCAAAAG GTCAAGCAAATGTTGATTGCGCTTCTCTGTGAATCTGAAATGAAGCTAGCAGATGAG GACAAAAGAGGTGAAGCAAAATCCAGTCCAGCAAGTCTTAACTGTACCGCTGTGAAGACTTGCCGCTGCAACGCGCTGCACCTCCATTCTGAGTCTTTCTTATCTG TGGCTGGACTGCTAAACCTTCTTCCCCAAGGTACCATTGGCGCTATCTCTGCTTGTTTAGACAAAGACAATGCCAGATTTGCTCGCCATCTCCTCATACTCTTGCGTGGTTCAAATCTGCTGCAGCTATATAGATTCCTGATGAAGATATTGGACTTTATGAG GTTGCCAAGAAAATCGACAACAGTATGGCTTCGCCACCTCGGGGATCCTCTTGCTCCTCCTTACTCTTCTCCTTCTTGGCCTCAACCTTGGTACCCAG TTGGTCAGTCCCTTTCTACAAGAGCAGATATCATTGGTGTTGGGATGTCCAAGGTTAGATTAAAAACTGTATGTCTGTTGCTATTTTCTTATTGGTGGACATTTCTTTCTAGCAATGGATTCCAAAGGAAGGGGCAATGA
- the LOC112757794 gene encoding probable arabinosyltransferase ARAD1, with protein sequence MLESESDDNSAFDMTVNFASASQPCSDAAAIATADSSSSAIKVYMYDLPIRFTYGVITTRSASRGGGTPKNLTSLSYPGHQHMGEWFLFLDMNRPESDRIGSPVTRVMDPEEAELVYVPFFSLLSQMVSTSQQGDGSEAAYSDEETQKALVEWLEGQKYWQRNGGRDHVFTAADPKSLLHVWIR encoded by the coding sequence ATGCTAGAATCTGAATCCGACGACAACTCCGCCTTTGACATGACAGTAAATTTTGCCTCTGCCAGTCAACCCTGCTCCGACGCCGCCGCCATAGCCACTGCAGATTCCTCGTCCTCCGCCATTAAGGTTTACATGTATGACCTTCCCATTCGGTTCACCTACGGTGTCATCACCACCCGATCCGCCTCCCGAGGCGGCGGCACGCCAAAGAATCTAACCTCGCTGAGCTACCCAGGACACCAGCACATGGGAGAGTGGTTTCTGTTCCTGGACATGAACCGTCCAGAGTCAGATCGGATAGGGTCACCGGTGACCCGGGTGATGGACCCGGAAGAAGCGGAGCTGGTCTACGTGCCGTTCTTCTCGTTGCTGAGCCAGATGGTGTCGACGAGCCAACAAGGCGATGGGTCGGAGGCGGCATACAGTGACGAGGAGACGCAGAAAGCGCTGGTGGAGTGGCTGGAGGGGCAGAAGTACTGGCAGAGGAATGGAGGGAGGGACCACGTGTTCACGGCGGCAGACCCCAAGTCGCTGTTGCATGTGTGGATAAGGTGA
- the LOC112757795 gene encoding wall-associated receptor kinase 2-like — protein MTLKATVVLLLIVVALVLLATIAADDGNNQTLEGCRSDCGGVRVPYPFGIGNSSSVPHKSCFLQSSFELTCPNSTLYWGNIKVLDIKISQAKVDMSIPISRICRDGHYYRGVSIDIPSFTISSEDNKFVSVGCDTYGYLHSSYKDDDNATYSTGCITRCYGSSMEVEDGHCSGIGCCQVDIPPKMRMTFVKSFSFYNFSQTWRFNNCSYSFVVKKENYTFYREHLRNLPFEEFPVVFDWSVGDETREASRKRGTSYACKGNTTRNDSVPTGYGYICQCNKGFEGNPYHPLGCIDIDECKTGQHSCVSDHNCHNTNGSYTCFCPKGQSGNGTKEDGCHKKNFLPHIVIGTSAGFIAIFVGTCLLYLAHQKKKLIKLKEKFFEQNGGHILVQQGEESSHVKIFTADKLKKATNNYDEKLIIGRGGYGTVFKGVLENNTIVAIKKSKIVDPGQVMQFINEVIVVSKINHRNVVKLLGCCLETEVPLLVYEFVSNGTLFDFIHNEKKRNHFNWKNRLRIAAEAAGALSYLHSSASIPIVHRDVKSANILLDEDYTAKVSDFGTSRFVPLDQTALATMVQGTFGYLDPEYMQTSQLTEKSDVYSFGVVLAELLTGKKPLLLGKSKEKTNISIYFLSCLEENCLFETLQDGILNEENKQEIVEVANITAKCLRLKGEERPSMKEVAMELEGIRRMSKHQWVNNGDKNFEETQHLLPISSSSKGYEYGDSSSSSHQNINYDSIIRDQEGVIALADGR, from the exons ATGACGTTGAAGGCCACAGTAGTACTACTCTTAATAGTTGTTGCACTAGTCCTTCTAGCAACAATTGCAGCAGATGATGGAAATAATCAAACCCTTGAAGGATGCAGAAGCGACTGTGGTGGTGTCCGAGTTCCATATCCATTTGGCATAGGGAACTCATCATCCGTCCCCCATAAAAGCTGTTTCTTGCAAAGTTCGTTTGAGCTGACATGCCCAAATTCAACTTTATACTGGGGAAATATCAAAGTCTTAGACATAAAAATTTCCCAGGCTAAAGTTGACATGTCGATTCCTATCTCAAGGATTTGTCGTGACGGTCATTATTATAGAGGAGTTTCCATAGATATTCCTTCTTTCACCATTTCTAGTGAAGACAACAAGTTCGTTAGTGTAGGTTGCGACACCTATGGCTATCTTCACAGCTCCTACAAAGACGACGATAATGCAACATATTCAACAGGGTGCATAACAAGATGTTATGGCAGTTCTATGGAAGTTGAGGATGGACATTGTTCTGGGATTGGGTGTTGTCAGGTGGATATTCCGCCTAAAATGAGGATGACCTTTGTCAAGTCATTTTCCTTTTACAATTTCAGCCAAACTTGGAGATTCAACAACTGCAGCTATTCTTTTGTTGTCAAAAAAGAAAACTACACATTTTACAGGGAACACTTGAGAAACCTGCCTTTTGAGGAATTCCCTGTGGTGTTTGATTGGAGTGTTGGAGATGAAACACGTGAAGCTTCTCGGAAAAGAGGTACCAGTTACGCTTGCAAGGGAAACACCACTCGTAATGACTCTGTCCCTACTGGATATGGTTACATATGCCAATGCAATAAAGGTTTTGAAGGAAATCCTTACCACCCTCTTGGCTGCATAG ACATTGATGAATGCAAGACAGGACAACATTCATGTGTAAGTGACCATAATTGTCACAATACAAATGGATCCTACACATGCTTCTGTCCTAAGGGGCAATCTGGAAATGGTACCAAGGAAGATGGTTGCCACAAGAAAAATTTCCTTCCACATATTGTCATTG GTACAAGTGCAGGATTCATAGCTATTTTCGTAGGGACTTGTTTGCTATACTTAGCGCACCAAAAGAAAAAACTCATCAAACTGAAGGAAAAGTTTTTTGAGCAAAACGGCGGTCATATTTTAGTACAACAAGGAGAAGAGTCATCCCATGTTAAAATTTTCACTGCTGACAAATTAAAGAAAGCCACTAACAACTATGACGAGAAGTTAATCATTGGCAGGGGAGGTTATGGCACGGTTTTCAAAGGAGTTCTAGAGAATAACACAATTGTTGCTATCAAGAAGTCCAAAATAGTTGATCCTGGCCAAGTTATGCAATTCATCAATGAGGTGATTGTTGTCTCTAAAATTAACCACAGAAATGTGGTGAAGCTTTTGGGTTGTTGTTTAGAAACAGAAGTTCCTCTGCTAGTCTATGAGTTTGTAAGCAATGGTACACTCTTTGATTTCATCCAtaatgaaaagaagagaaatcaTTTTAACTGGAAAAATCGTCTCAGAATTGCAGCAGAGGCGGCTGGAGCTTTATCATATCTTCACTCATCTGCTTCCATTCCAATTGTCCACAGAGATGTTAAAAGTGCTAATATTCTCTTAGACGAAGACTACACTGCTAAAGTCTCTGACTTTGGAACTTCTAGATTTGTTCCATTGGATCAAACTGCACTAGCTACAATGGTGCAAGGAACTTTTGGTTACTTGGATCCAGAGTACATGCAAACTAGCCAATTAACTGAGAAAAGCGATGTGTATAGTTTTGGTGTTGTGCTGGCTGAGCTTCTTACAGGAAAGAAACCTCTTTTGTTGGGGAAGTCGAAAGAGAAAACAAATATTTCTATCTACTTTCTATCTTGCCTAGAAGAGAATTGCTTGTTTGAAACTCTTCAAGATGGAATCTTGAATGAAGAAAACAAGCAAGAGATTGTGGAAGTTGCTAATATTACAGCAAAGTGTTTGAGActtaaaggagaagaaagaccaaGCATGAAGGAAGTGGCAATGGAATTGGAGGGAATAAGGAGAATGTCAAAGCATCAGTGGGTTAACAATGGAGACAAAAATTTTGAAGAGACGCAGCACTTACTTCCTATATCATCATCGTCGAAAGGATATGAGTATGGTGATAGCAGTAGTAGTAGTCatcaaaatataaattatgataGTATCATCAGGGATCAAGAAGGGGTAATTGCTTTAGCAGATGGAAGGTGA
- the LOC112757797 gene encoding probable arabinosyltransferase ARAD1, translating into MGEWFLFLDMNRPESDRIGSPVTRVMDPEEAELVYVPFFSSLSQMVATSQQGDGSEAAYSDEETQKALVEWLEGAEVLAEEWREGPRVHGGRPQVAVACVDKVKNSVLLVVGFGRLRGSLVKDVVVSYPHRMW; encoded by the coding sequence ATGGGAGAGTGGTTTCTGTTCCTGGACATGAACCGTCCAGAGTCAGATCGGATAGGGTCACCGGTGACCCGGGTGATGGACCCGGAAGAAGCGGAGCTGGTCTACGTGCCGTTCTTCTCGTCGCTGAGCCAGATGGTGGCGACGAGCCAACAAGGCGATGGGTCGGAGGCGGCATACAGTGACGAGGAGACGCAGAAAGCGCTGGTGGAGTGGCTGGAGGGGGCAGAAGTACTGGCAGAGGAATGGAGGGAGGGACCACGTGTTCACGGCGGCAGACCCCAAGTCGCTGTTGCATGTGTGGATAAGGTGAAGAATAGTGTGCTTCttgtggttgggtttgggaggttgAGAGGTTCTCTGGTGAAGGATGTGGTGGTTTCTTATCCTCATAGGATGTGGTGA